The following are encoded in a window of Gemmatimonadales bacterium genomic DNA:
- a CDS encoding isoamylase early set domain-containing protein, which produces MLNKKPLTNNGHVRVTFILPQRDAAAVHLLGDFTEWQRPRAMRRASDGTWRVAVDLPSGREFGFRYLVDGVRWENDPKADKYVPNPFGSENSVVVT; this is translated from the coding sequence ATGCTCAACAAGAAGCCACTCACCAACAACGGTCACGTGCGCGTGACGTTCATCCTGCCGCAGCGGGACGCGGCGGCCGTCCACCTGCTGGGCGACTTCACCGAGTGGCAGCGACCCAGGGCGATGCGCCGCGCCTCGGACGGCACCTGGCGCGTGGCGGTGGACCTCCCGTCGGGGCGCGAGTTCGGGTTCCGGTACCTGGTGGACGGCGTGCGGTGGGAGAACGACCCCAAGGCCGACAAGTACGTCCCCAACCCGTTCGGCAGCGAGAACTCGGTCGTCGTGACCTGA
- a CDS encoding metallophosphoesterase, with protein sequence VQPIPKPRATPQRIDLADVVGADEVRRITAAKAIVFHAVGDTGASKESHLPNEEAVADLMAADVRKGGTTAPAFFFHLGDVVYSFGEGRYYFDQFYDPFRGYDRPIFAIPGNHDGMIFGVPPAAPATLEAFLRNFCAAAVGPSPDGAGLVRSVMTQPGVYFTLDAPFVSIVGLYSNVLDGGPGIISSQGGHFPIGDEQLAFLTAELARLRPAREKGERAVIVAVHHPPLSVDAKHGGATGLSADLDACFTKGGLWPDAVFSGHAHLYQRFTRRVAGRQIPYVVAGSGGYNVKPSGLNVKGKKTVGDLTLEKPPILAYGYLLVTVTAATLTVEFRSPKQGPKFKDRVSVNLKTHRIS encoded by the coding sequence GTGCAGCCGATCCCGAAGCCGCGGGCCACCCCGCAGCGGATCGACCTGGCGGACGTGGTCGGCGCGGACGAGGTCCGGCGCATCACCGCCGCCAAGGCGATCGTCTTCCACGCGGTCGGCGACACCGGCGCCTCGAAGGAGAGCCACCTCCCCAACGAGGAGGCGGTCGCCGACCTGATGGCGGCCGACGTGAGGAAGGGCGGGACGACGGCGCCGGCGTTCTTCTTCCATCTCGGCGACGTGGTCTACAGCTTCGGCGAGGGCCGGTACTACTTCGACCAGTTCTACGATCCGTTCCGCGGCTACGACCGCCCCATCTTCGCCATTCCCGGCAACCACGACGGGATGATCTTCGGGGTGCCGCCGGCGGCGCCGGCCACGCTCGAGGCGTTCCTCAGGAACTTCTGCGCGGCCGCGGTCGGACCGTCGCCGGACGGCGCGGGCCTGGTGCGGAGCGTGATGACCCAGCCGGGCGTCTACTTCACGCTCGACGCGCCGTTCGTCTCCATCGTCGGGCTGTACAGCAACGTGCTGGACGGCGGGCCGGGCATCATCTCCTCGCAGGGCGGCCACTTCCCGATCGGCGACGAGCAGCTGGCGTTCCTCACGGCCGAGCTGGCGCGGCTCCGGCCGGCGCGGGAGAAGGGCGAACGCGCCGTGATCGTGGCGGTGCACCACCCGCCGCTCTCGGTGGACGCGAAGCACGGCGGCGCGACGGGCCTGAGCGCGGATCTCGATGCGTGCTTCACGAAGGGGGGCCTGTGGCCGGACGCCGTCTTCTCCGGGCACGCGCATCTCTACCAGCGCTTCACGCGCCGGGTGGCCGGCCGCCAGATCCCTTACGTCGTCGCGGGGAGCGGGGGCTACAACGTCAAGCCGTCCGGCCTCAACGTGAAGGGGAAGAAGACCGTGGGCGACCTGACGCTCGAGAAGCCGCCCATCCTCGCCTACGGGTACCTGCTCGTGACGGTCACGGCCGCCACGCTCACGGTCGAGTTCCGGTCACCGAAGCAGGGCCCGAAGTTCAAGGATAGGGTGTCCGTGAACCTCAAGACCCACCGGATATCGTGA
- a CDS encoding DUF1707 domain-containing protein yields MSDARPPAPYVDPDARERVVDALTRAFADDRISDEDLEARLERVYHAQSGAELEAIVADLPSRAPARGDAATPVATGTPRRIAALLSGQEQRMMGVVPRELEVRARLGYVELNLTKATFEPGETVIDVRAFMGYVQIRFPDGVRVECEGGALFGFFALAGGATADTAPATPLVRVVGRATFGFAELFALRREPPRLPGGGPPRLPAAGR; encoded by the coding sequence GTGAGCGACGCCCGCCCGCCCGCGCCGTACGTCGACCCCGACGCGCGGGAGCGCGTCGTGGACGCGTTGACGCGCGCCTTCGCCGACGACCGGATCTCGGACGAGGACCTGGAGGCGCGGCTGGAGCGGGTGTACCACGCCCAGAGCGGCGCGGAGCTGGAGGCGATCGTGGCCGACCTGCCGTCGCGGGCGCCGGCTCGCGGCGACGCGGCGACCCCGGTCGCGACCGGTACTCCGCGGCGGATCGCGGCGCTGTTGTCCGGACAGGAGCAGCGGATGATGGGGGTCGTGCCCCGCGAGCTGGAGGTGCGCGCCCGCCTCGGGTACGTGGAGCTGAACCTCACCAAGGCGACCTTCGAGCCCGGCGAGACGGTGATCGACGTCCGCGCCTTCATGGGCTACGTGCAGATCCGCTTCCCCGACGGCGTCCGGGTGGAGTGCGAGGGTGGGGCGCTGTTCGGCTTCTTCGCCCTCGCGGGCGGCGCCACGGCGGACACCGCGCCGGCGACCCCCCTGGTGCGGGTGGTCGGGCGCGCGACGTTCGGCTTCGCCGAGCTGTTCGCCCTGCGGCGCGAGCCGCCGAGGCTGCCGGGCGGCGGCCCCCCGCGGCTCCCGGCCGCGGGACGCTGA
- a CDS encoding DGQHR domain-containing protein produces MLATQVRQKDSVFYIVAYPAQALLDRVRFISRYYGEGEQIAPEEAPDEDDIGKFIERIERSERAFQRPLSRAKVRAIKNFYETAVSQPPIPGTVLLFTAERLRFTPHGMAGTTGVLTEPEGKYLVIDGQHRLAALQFYRNERPAEAATVHVPCVIFDGKSEDFATEMFVIINSTPTRINKSHLVDLYERVSWASPDKKFAAKVVELLYSEGDSPLRYRINRLGGRSKQEKWILQAELFNEMHRWVTVRWRRIERTGTDARHAERFYRVVRDFLKAAERVWEDAWGHEAYVVTASVTLKAMIRVCAALAEVDAEPEDGRPARWAARLEPWTAMKRDFRADGFYERFPAKGQVERVARVQRELARAAGITPLAAQAGRSS; encoded by the coding sequence ATGCTCGCCACGCAGGTGCGGCAGAAGGACAGCGTCTTCTACATCGTGGCTTATCCGGCACAGGCCCTGCTCGACCGGGTGCGGTTCATCAGCCGCTACTACGGCGAAGGCGAGCAGATCGCGCCGGAGGAGGCGCCGGACGAAGACGACATCGGCAAGTTCATCGAGCGGATCGAGCGCTCGGAGCGCGCGTTCCAGCGCCCGCTGTCGCGGGCCAAGGTGCGCGCGATCAAGAACTTCTACGAGACGGCGGTGAGCCAGCCGCCGATCCCGGGCACGGTGCTGCTGTTCACGGCGGAGCGGCTCCGGTTCACGCCGCACGGCATGGCCGGCACGACCGGCGTGCTGACGGAGCCGGAGGGCAAGTACCTGGTGATCGACGGGCAGCACCGGCTCGCGGCGCTGCAGTTCTACCGCAACGAGCGCCCGGCGGAGGCGGCCACGGTGCACGTCCCGTGCGTCATCTTCGACGGCAAGTCGGAGGACTTCGCCACCGAGATGTTCGTGATCATCAACTCCACGCCCACGCGCATCAACAAGAGCCACCTGGTGGACCTGTACGAGCGCGTGTCCTGGGCGTCGCCGGACAAGAAGTTCGCGGCGAAGGTGGTGGAGCTGCTGTACTCGGAGGGCGACAGCCCGCTGCGCTACCGGATCAACCGTCTTGGCGGCCGGAGCAAGCAGGAGAAGTGGATCCTCCAGGCGGAGCTGTTCAACGAGATGCACCGCTGGGTGACGGTCCGCTGGCGCCGGATCGAGCGCACCGGGACCGACGCGCGGCACGCCGAGCGCTTCTACCGGGTGGTGCGCGACTTCCTCAAGGCCGCCGAGCGGGTGTGGGAAGACGCCTGGGGCCACGAGGCCTACGTGGTCACGGCGTCCGTGACGCTCAAGGCGATGATCCGGGTGTGCGCGGCCCTGGCGGAGGTCGACGCCGAGCCCGAGGACGGGCGGCCGGCCCGCTGGGCCGCGCGGCTCGAGCCGTGGACCGCGATGAAGCGCGACTTCCGCGCCGACGGCTTCTACGAGCGCTTCCCGGCCAAGGGGCAGGTCGAGCGCGTGGCCCGGGTGCAGCGCGAGCTGGCGCGCGCGGCGGGGATCACGCCGCTGGCGGCGCAGGCGGGGCGGAGTTCCTGA
- a CDS encoding S53 family peptidase, whose protein sequence is MSGERGRARIAGSERAPLAGASRVGPADERELIDVTVRLRPAVAAKARQVYAGSKRKTARRPLTREALGALVGASSADARKVERYAHEAGLTVVEVSLPRRSVVLRGNVAAMQRAFGVSLESVRVGPRTFRHRTGEVTVPDDVAALITGVFGLDDRPQAKPHFRRRAIDGAATPHAGATPTAYPPTQVAQAYDFPAKATGQGQCVAIIELGGGFKAAEITTYLKGLGLGPADVVAVSVDGAHNAPTGNPDSADGEVVLDIEVVAAVAPKTSIAVYFAPNTDRGFLDAVTTAVHDTHRNPSVISISWGGPEPSWTAQATTAFDETLQEATAAGIPVCVAAGDDGATDGVSDGQKHVDFPASSPHALACGGTRLVLAGSSVTETVWNDLPSGGATGGGFSALFPAPSWQLPALKTSGQKNRGVPDVSGNADPETGYKILVDGSWGAIGGTSAVAPLWAGLIALCNQATGRRPTGLAQRLYAAAPQGFRDITHGNNGGFNAGTGWDACTGLGVPVGSGLVTSVWSSASGSGGSGGGKRKKKKKK, encoded by the coding sequence ATGAGCGGTGAGCGTGGACGGGCCAGGATCGCGGGCAGCGAGCGGGCGCCGCTGGCGGGGGCGAGCCGCGTCGGCCCGGCGGACGAGCGGGAGCTGATCGACGTCACGGTCCGGCTCCGCCCCGCCGTGGCGGCGAAGGCCCGGCAGGTCTACGCCGGGTCGAAGCGGAAGACCGCGCGGCGCCCGCTGACGCGCGAGGCGCTCGGGGCACTGGTCGGCGCCAGCTCCGCCGACGCCCGCAAGGTCGAGCGTTACGCGCACGAGGCCGGCCTCACGGTCGTCGAGGTCAGCCTGCCGCGGCGCAGCGTCGTGCTGCGGGGGAACGTCGCCGCGATGCAGCGGGCCTTCGGCGTGTCGCTCGAGTCCGTCCGGGTCGGGCCGCGCACCTTCCGGCATCGCACCGGCGAGGTCACGGTGCCCGACGACGTCGCGGCGCTCATCACCGGCGTCTTCGGGCTGGACGACCGCCCGCAGGCCAAGCCGCACTTCCGGCGGCGGGCCATCGACGGCGCCGCGACGCCGCACGCGGGGGCCACGCCCACCGCCTACCCGCCGACCCAGGTCGCCCAGGCGTACGACTTCCCGGCCAAGGCCACCGGCCAGGGGCAGTGCGTGGCGATCATCGAGCTGGGGGGCGGGTTCAAGGCCGCGGAGATCACCACCTACCTGAAGGGCCTCGGCCTCGGCCCGGCCGACGTCGTGGCGGTGAGCGTGGACGGCGCGCACAACGCGCCGACCGGCAACCCGGACAGCGCCGACGGCGAGGTCGTCCTGGACATCGAGGTCGTCGCCGCCGTCGCCCCCAAGACCAGCATCGCGGTCTATTTCGCGCCGAACACCGACCGCGGCTTCCTCGATGCCGTCACGACCGCGGTGCACGACACCCACCGCAACCCCAGCGTGATCTCCATCAGCTGGGGCGGGCCCGAGCCCTCGTGGACCGCGCAGGCCACCACGGCGTTCGACGAGACGCTGCAGGAGGCGACGGCCGCGGGCATCCCGGTGTGCGTGGCCGCCGGCGACGACGGCGCGACCGACGGCGTCTCGGACGGCCAGAAGCACGTGGACTTCCCGGCCTCGAGCCCGCACGCGCTGGCGTGCGGCGGCACCCGGCTGGTGCTCGCCGGCTCCTCGGTCACCGAGACCGTGTGGAACGACCTGCCGAGCGGGGGCGCCACCGGCGGCGGCTTCTCGGCCCTCTTCCCCGCCCCGTCGTGGCAGCTGCCCGCGCTCAAGACCAGCGGCCAGAAGAACCGCGGCGTCCCCGACGTGAGCGGCAACGCCGATCCCGAGACCGGCTACAAGATCCTGGTGGACGGGTCGTGGGGCGCGATCGGCGGCACCAGCGCGGTAGCCCCGCTGTGGGCGGGCCTGATCGCGCTGTGCAATCAGGCGACCGGGCGGCGGCCGACCGGTCTCGCCCAGCGCCTGTACGCCGCCGCGCCGCAGGGATTCCGGGACATCACGCACGGCAACAACGGCGGCTTCAACGCGGGCACGGGGTGGGACGCGTGCACGGGCCTGGGCGTGCCCGTGGGCAGCGGGCTGGTGACCAGTGTCTGGAGCAGCGCGAGCGGAAGCGGCGGATCGGGCGGCGGGAAGCGCAAGAAGAAGAAGAAGAAGTAG